The nucleotide sequence TGGCGGAAGCCGGGGTGATCGGGAAACCCGATCCTGTGCGGGGTGAGATCATCAAGGCGTTTATCGCGCTGCGCCAGGGATATGAACCCTCGGAGGAACTCAAGCAGGAGATCCGGGACTTTGTGAAAAATGGCTTGGCTGCTCACGCGGCGCCGAGGGAGATCGAGTTCCGGGACAAACTTCCCAAGACCCGGAGCGGAAAGATCATGCGCAGGGTGCTGAAAGCTTGGGAATTGGGTCTGCCCACAGGGGATCTCTCGACGATGGAAGACTAAACGGGGAATGCCGCCGTTATAAAAAGACGCAGAGTGCCGGGATCCATGCCCGACTCTCTGCGTCTTTTCTGTTATCCGTCTCCAAAGGCATTGTTACCGCGAGATCCCTCGATGGTTCACGTCAGGTCCGGCATCTCGTTGTCGTCGGGATTCATGCGGTCGGAAAAAGCCGGGTTTTCATCCCGGAATCGGGAAACCACGCGTTGCCCTTCCTCCCAAGGCGTGGATTTTCCCAGTGTAAACTCCTGATTATCCGCCATTCCGTAAGGGCCTTCCGGAAACTCTTCAGGCATGATGTCGTGCCGCCATCCCGTTGCGGGCCTAAACCTCTGCCTTTTCTTCCCTGGCCAAAACCTCACCGCCGGCCCCCCTTTCCGGATAATGGTCCCATCGCTTTCACCATTCCCCGGGATTCTCCGATTCATACCCGGACGCGAGGCAGTGGAACAATCTCAAGGGGAGGAGCATGAAGAATTTGGCATGGGGGAAGCTAAAGCCGTGGAGGTGAAGAGGATGGTGAACTCGGTGGCTGTCAAGGACCTGTATGATTCGTATATCAATCCCGGCCTGGCGAAGTTGTACCACTTAATGGGGTTGTCCGCCGGGGAGCTGCGAGGGGAAGGAAGTGTCGTTTATGACGAGGACGGGAAGCGCTATATCGACTGCGTATCTGGATATGGATCGCTGCCCTTCGGACACTGTCCGCGCCCAGTGCTGGAGGCGGTGCGCCGGCAGATGGACCGGATGGCCCTCTCGTCGAAAGTGATGCCCGGCCGTCCTGCGGGAGAGCTGGCCGAGGCCCTGGCTGGGTGGACTCCGGGGGATTTGCAGTACAGCTTTTTTTGCAACAGTGGCGCGGAGGCGGTGGAAGGGGCTCTAAAATTGGCCAGGGCAGTGACGGGGCGCCCGGGGTTTGTCGCGGCGGAAGGGGGGTTTCATGGGAAAACTTTTGGGGCGCTTTCGGTGTCCGGCCGACAGCGGTATCGAGCCCCCTTTCATCCTTTGCTTCCCGGTGTGACGTTGGTGCCGTTCGGGGATGTGGAGGCGCTAAAAAGGGCGGTGTCCCAGCAGACGGCCGCGGTGATCCTCGAGCCGATTCAAGGGGAGGGCGGGGTTCATCCGGCGCCCCGGGGCTATCTGACGGCCGCCAGGGAGATCTGCGACCGCGCCGGGGCGCTGTTGATCCTGGATGAGGTGCAGACGGGTTTTGGGAGGACGGGGATGCCGTTCGCGGCGCAACGGGAGGGCGTGGTACCCGACGTGATGTGTCTGGCCAAGGCCCTCGGGGGTGGGGTGATGCCCATCGGCTGTTTCATTGCCCGGCCGGAGGCGGCCCGGGCTTTCTGGGAAGATCCTTTGATTCATACTTCCACCTTTGGGGGGAATCCCCTGGCAGCCGCGGCGGGACTTGCGACCCTGGATTGGCTGCAACGGGAGGATCTGCCCAGGGCGGCGGCAGAGACGGGACGATGGCTGAAAGGCGAGTTTGAGGAGATGGCCAAACGGTATCCGGGCTGGATCCGGGAGGTGCGCGGAGAAGGACTCTTGCTCGGCGTTGAATTTGTCGATGAGGCCCGGGGAGGACTCGTCATGAGCGGGTTGGTGGAGAAGGGTGTTCTCACGGCGTTTACCTTGAATGAGTACCGGGTGGTTCGGGTGGAGCCATCGTTGACGATTGATCGCGGCTTGTTGATCCAGGTGCTGGAAGCGTGGGATGCGGTGCTCGGCTATTGGTACGGGCAGCTAGGCCCAGGGGAACTTGAAGGGACGGGGTGGGAACCCGATCGGCAGGTCCTTGGCCCGGACTCGACAAGGGGAGGCGAATCAAGAGAGACGGCTCGAAACGCGGGGAAGGAGGGGGATGGAAATGCCGGTGGTTCAGGTGAGGGAGTCGTTCGCAGGGCCTTGGCATGAGGTTTTTGACTGGGTGGCGAATTTTGAGCGATACCCCGAATTTGTCCCGGATTTGACCAAAGTGGTGATCTTGGAACGGGGTGAAGATTGGACCATCAGTCGATGGGAGGCGAAGATCGGAGGGACTCCCCTTGGGTGGACGGAGCGGGATGTGTGGGTGAGGGAGAAAGAGGGCGGACGCATCGTTTTTGAACAATTGGAAGGGGATTTGAAACGCTTTTCCGGCCACTGGAAAGTGGCTTCTGAGGGCCTAGGATCGATGGCCGAGTTTCGGTGCGAATTCGAGATCGGCCTTCCCGGACTCGCGATTATGCTTCACCCCGTAGCGGGGCTGAAACTCCGGCAAAGCATGGCAGGGCTGCTTCGGAATCTGAAAATCCGTGTGGAGGCCGCAGAAGATGGAACATCGATTCGCTTTCTTGATTCACCCCTTTGACCGCCGGGACATCGCACGCAAACTTCCTGCCCTGGCCGCTTTGCCCGACCCGACCCTGGACCGGTTACTGCGTCACCTGCCGCCACTGGTCGCCGATCGCATCGATGAGGTGACGGGGGCGCAAGGAGTGAAGACGTCGGGGTGGCTGGTGGGCACACCGCTGACCTCCCAGCAACTTTTGGAGCTGCCTTGGCCCGTGGTCTACCGGAAACTCCTTGCGGCCGGGAAAAAGGCGGTCCGACTGGGCGCCAAAGTGTTGGGGTTGGGGGCGTTCACCGCCGTCGCCGGGGACGCCGGGGTCAGTTTAGCCCGCAGACTGCCCATCGCGGTGACGACCGGGAATTCCTACACCGTGGCCACAGCGTTGGAAGCGGCGGACGTGGGGGCGCGGTGGATGGGCTGGGATCCGGACCGGGCGGGGTGGGTGGTGCTCGGCGCCACGGGGGCCGTGGGGAGGGTGTCGGTGGAGATCCTTGCCTCCCGGGGTCGGAAGGTGTTCGCCCATGTGCGGGACGATCGCAAGGCGGGCGAGTTTCTGCAGTATTTTCGCCAACGGGGTTTGGAGGGCAGCATTGAGATGGATCATGATGTGCGCCGCATCTTATCCCGGGCGCCGCTGGTGATCACCTGTTCCAGCGCGTTGGAAGCGGTGGTTCAGCCCCAGGATCTGCTTCCGGGTGCGGTGGTTTGCGACGTGGCCCGTCCCAGGGATGTGTCCCGTCAAGTGGCGGATTATCGTCCGGATGTTCTTGTGATCGACGGAGGTTTGGTCAAAGTGCCGGGCGGCTACCCGGGGACTTTGGACCTGGGTTTGCCGGCGGATACGGTGTACGCGTGCATGGCGGAAACCATGGTCTTGGCCATGGAGGGGCGGCTGGAACACTTTTCTTTGGGCAGAAACCTCACCGTCGACCGGGTTCGGGAGATCGCTGAACTTGCCAAAAAGCACGGGTTTGAGCTCACCGCTTTTCGAAGTTTTGAGCGTGCCCTGACCCGGGAGGCGGTGGAGAGAATCCGGCGGGAGGCGGACTTCCGTCGGGGCGAGGCCGCCCCGGCACAGGCGGAAGACATGGGCACTTACCTCCGATGAACGGTTCGTCGGGCGGATCCATTCCACATGTCTAGGCTTCATCATCAGGTCGAGTTGTCCCTTGCAAAAAAAATGTGTGAATAGATGATGAGAATTTCGTGAACGACCATCGGTCCCGATAATCTGCTCTTTTCACTGGGCTTTGTGCAGGAGCAGATGCACGGTCCGACCTTCAGAACGGCGCTGTGTGAGCGAAGGAATCACCGGATGGGGAAGGTGGATCCGGTGGCTCCAACTCTGGGTCCGACGATGAAAGAGAGGGGGCTGATCCCGTTCTACCTGGTTATACGTTCGCGCCTGAAGATACACCATCTCCGGTTCCACTCGGATTTCGACTGCATCCGGATCACACCAAGCGGGGGTTTGCACGATCAACTCCATCGTTTTTTCTCCATCGGATATTTGATAACCCGGAATCTCGGGAAAAGTAGGTCTTAGAATCGTCCACGGGAACGGGGAGCCCATCCAACGCATGGGTGGCCACATGACGCAAACCGCCTCCCTTGCCAAAGTGTCTTTTCGATCAGGGTACGATGAAGACGGTGTGGAAGTGTGGGCGGATGGTTGTATTTGCCAACCGCAGCCATTTATAATGAAAATGTTGGGCCATTTGGATGAACATCTGACAATTCGCGCTACGTCAACGGGGCGGTGGTGGTGATCGACGGGGGCTTGGACCACCTGTGGCATGGACGTGAATCGGCCCGGGCCCCCGCTGACAAGGCCGGGCCGGTCGATTGAATCTCCTTTGATGATCTTCTTATACTTTCGATGAGGCTGCAAACCAGTGCTTGAGGAACAAACGCATGACCCGAATACCCTTTTGCATCTCCGGCTCTTTCAGCATTCCCAAAAGACCCATGGCGCCGATTCGGGCCGCCGGAGTTCGGGCGTCTTCTTCCAAGGCAAGGTTCAGGGAGGTTTCCACTCGGTCGATCGTTTCCACTCCCCGGAGCATCTTTTGCGTGATCAACTCCAAAGTTGGTTCGGTCATGGCGTCGGTGAGAATTCCCGCCGTTTCTGCCAAGTCGAGCAGTTTGTTGAGAGAACCGTTTTTTTCCATCTGCACGACGCGGTCCAGCACCCTCCCCAAGGATTCCGAGGCCGCCAGGAGTTTGTCCAGCAATCCCGGGAGGCGGGGATCGGATAGGACGTCGAGTAACACTGACGCCTTTTCGACCTTCTCGGTCATGTGATCGATGGTTTCATCGGTCATTGCGTCCGCCGCCATATGGGCCAGGGTTAACGCCGTGTCCAGGGTGCCCAGTTTGGCCAACAGCCCTTCGAGGGCTGCCACGCGGTCTTCGGTCAGTTGGAGTTCGGCCAGGGAGCGGGTCGGCTGATCCAGTTGCGCTTCCACCTGTGCTTCCTCCTTCCGCCTCACATAATCCCCTGCAAGTTGACCCAATGCATATTATTGTACGACAACTTCGCCCAATGAACAGGTTTCGACGGCGTGACGGGGTTGGGCGGGTTGGCATAATCAAAGGCGATATAGGTGGCCTTATCCAGGCCGGTTTCGATAAAGCAGAACACTTTACCGTGATACAGCCGCTCGCCGGGTCCGCCCCGGATCCGGTCCACCAGATTGGCGGCCAGAATCTCCGATTCGAAATGGGCCACAGACCCTGCTTTCGAAATGGGCAAGTTGGTGGCGTCACCGATGACGAAAATGTCCGTCTGATCCGCCAGATTCAGACGGTTGCGGTCGGTGGGCATCCAGCCTTCCTCGTCGGAGAACCCGCTCTTCTGGGAGAAGGTCGACCCTTTATGAGGCGGGATGACAACCAACAGGTCGAACGGGATGCGCCGTCCGTCGATGGAGACGAGTTCCTTTTTCTTCGTGTCCACTTCCTCCATCAGGAAGAAGGTCTCGATATGCACGCCTCGGGATTCAAACTCCCGCTGGGCCATGTTCGCCACCGACTCGGTGCCATAGGGTCGGGCGAGGGGATAACAGTAGGTAATGTCCGTTTTGTCCCGGATTCCTTTTTTGCGGGCCCAGTCTTCGAACATCATCGTGAACTCCAGGGGTGCCACCGGGCACTTGTGCGGAAGTCCGACTGCAATGACCACTTTCCCGCCCTGGAAGGTGTCCATGGCCTGTTGAAGCTTCAGCGCCCCGTCCACCGTATAGAAAATGTGC is from Kyrpidia tusciae DSM 2912 and encodes:
- a CDS encoding aspartate aminotransferase family protein translates to MEQSQGEEHEEFGMGEAKAVEVKRMVNSVAVKDLYDSYINPGLAKLYHLMGLSAGELRGEGSVVYDEDGKRYIDCVSGYGSLPFGHCPRPVLEAVRRQMDRMALSSKVMPGRPAGELAEALAGWTPGDLQYSFFCNSGAEAVEGALKLARAVTGRPGFVAAEGGFHGKTFGALSVSGRQRYRAPFHPLLPGVTLVPFGDVEALKRAVSQQTAAVILEPIQGEGGVHPAPRGYLTAAREICDRAGALLILDEVQTGFGRTGMPFAAQREGVVPDVMCLAKALGGGVMPIGCFIARPEAARAFWEDPLIHTSTFGGNPLAAAAGLATLDWLQREDLPRAAAETGRWLKGEFEEMAKRYPGWIREVRGEGLLLGVEFVDEARGGLVMSGLVEKGVLTAFTLNEYRVVRVEPSLTIDRGLLIQVLEAWDAVLGYWYGQLGPGELEGTGWEPDRQVLGPDSTRGGESRETARNAGKEGDGNAGGSGEGVVRRALA
- a CDS encoding type II toxin-antitoxin system RatA family toxin gives rise to the protein MPVVQVRESFAGPWHEVFDWVANFERYPEFVPDLTKVVILERGEDWTISRWEAKIGGTPLGWTERDVWVREKEGGRIVFEQLEGDLKRFSGHWKVASEGLGSMAEFRCEFEIGLPGLAIMLHPVAGLKLRQSMAGLLRNLKIRVEAAEDGTSIRFLDSPL
- a CDS encoding NmrA family NAD(P)-binding protein; the protein is MEHRFAFLIHPFDRRDIARKLPALAALPDPTLDRLLRHLPPLVADRIDEVTGAQGVKTSGWLVGTPLTSQQLLELPWPVVYRKLLAAGKKAVRLGAKVLGLGAFTAVAGDAGVSLARRLPIAVTTGNSYTVATALEAADVGARWMGWDPDRAGWVVLGATGAVGRVSVEILASRGRKVFAHVRDDRKAGEFLQYFRQRGLEGSIEMDHDVRRILSRAPLVITCSSALEAVVQPQDLLPGAVVCDVARPRDVSRQVADYRPDVLVIDGGLVKVPGGYPGTLDLGLPADTVYACMAETMVLAMEGRLEHFSLGRNLTVDRVREIAELAKKHGFELTAFRSFERALTREAVERIRREADFRRGEAAPAQAEDMGTYLR
- a CDS encoding Hsp20/alpha crystallin family protein, with the protein product MELIVQTPAWCDPDAVEIRVEPEMVYLQARTYNQVERDQPPLFHRRTQSWSHRIHLPHPVIPSLTQRRSEGRTVHLLLHKAQ
- a CDS encoding DUF1641 domain-containing protein; its protein translation is MEAQLDQPTRSLAELQLTEDRVAALEGLLAKLGTLDTALTLAHMAADAMTDETIDHMTEKVEKASVLLDVLSDPRLPGLLDKLLAASESLGRVLDRVVQMEKNGSLNKLLDLAETAGILTDAMTEPTLELITQKMLRGVETIDRVETSLNLALEEDARTPAARIGAMGLLGMLKEPEMQKGIRVMRLFLKHWFAASSKV
- a CDS encoding NAD(P)/FAD-dependent oxidoreductase gives rise to the protein MKEVVIVGGGTAGTMLANRLARDAAPEIAGGELRVTVISNKEEHLYQPGLLYIPFRLKKPEELMRKVKEVLHPSVRLIFGEAVHIDAERKVVTTDGGQRFPYDYAVIATGSHPEPDQIPGLLEAGHIFYTVDGALKLQQAMDTFQGGKVVIAVGLPHKCPVAPLEFTMMFEDWARKKGIRDKTDITYCYPLARPYGTESVANMAQREFESRGVHIETFFLMEEVDTKKKELVSIDGRRIPFDLLVVIPPHKGSTFSQKSGFSDEEGWMPTDRNRLNLADQTDIFVIGDATNLPISKAGSVAHFESEILAANLVDRIRGGPGERLYHGKVFCFIETGLDKATYIAFDYANPPNPVTPSKPVHWAKLSYNNMHWVNLQGIM